ATAACGCAGCCGGGGAGACCAAAAAAGATTATAATGCTAATGAGAAGAATCTGGCAGTATATGTGGAATATGATAAGTCCAGCGCTCTTATAGAAGGCGATATGCCGGGCGAAGACGAGGGATATATCGCCGAGAAGAACGATTTGGATACGGATGTGCTTATTGTCGCGCATCACGGCTCAAAGTATTCGTCATACGCTGATTTTCTTAACATGTCAACTCCGAATATAGCCGTGATCTCGGTGGGAAGCGACAATTCCTACTCTCATCCCTCCGACGAAACGCTTGATAGATTTAAGAGACTCGGCGCGCATGTTTGGCGCACCGATAACGACGGTACCGTTGTGATAGACACGGTGGGCGACGGCATGTTTACGGTGTACAGCGCAAAAAAGTAAAGTCCCGAAGCTCTTTTTCGTTAAAGCTTCGGGACTTCTTGCGGTCGTATGCCTTTTTGTTTTTCGATACCCTCGTTACCGGGCTTATGTTCTGCCAAGTGCCGCGTTTTTTCAAGTCTAGCGCGCGCTTTTCTTTTTTCGACAGCTTTTCGTAGGGAACAAATTTTTTCATTAAATATCACTCCTTTATATGTGAAGCATATCACGCATTTTTCATTATGTCCATATTATCCGGCAAGATGTAATAATACTGAAATATCAAATTAAATGAGTTATATTATCAGTAAGCACATAAAACTATAGATTTTTGCATAATCTGTGCTTCGCTATTGCATTTGAAATATGTGTTTGATATAATGTCTCTAAATTCAATAATAATTTGAAAGGGGAAATTTATCATGAACAAGAAACTTCGCATACTGGCGCTCGTTCTTTCGGCGGCAATGATCCTTGCGTTTATGGCAGGCTGCTCGAATAATAAGAGCGACAGCGATGCACAGGGCGACAATGCAGAGAAGGTCTACATTATCGCCACCGACACCACGTTTGCACCGTTTGAATTTACGGACGCTGACGGCAATTTCGTAGGCATAGACGTTGATATTTTAGCGGCTGTTGCAGAGGATCAGGGCTTTAAATATGAGCTTCAGTCCCTCGGATTCGACGCATCTCTGACGGCAGTTCAGTCTGGTACGGCTGACGGTATGATCGCCGGCATGAGCATCAACGAAACGAGAAAAGAGACTTACGACTTCTCCGACCCGTACTATGACAGCGGCGTTGTGCTTGCAGTTTCCGCAGCATCGCCCATCGACTCCTACGAGGGTATAAGAGGCGCTAAGATCGCCGTTAAGACCGGCACCGAGGGCGCGGCTTACGCTGAGTCCATCATGGAAGAGTATTCGCTCGAGCTTTCGTACTATGACGACTCCGCATATATGTACGAAGCTGTAAAGACCGGCGACGCTGTCGGCTGCTTCGAAGACTATCCGGTAATGGGCTACGCAGTATCCCAGGGCAACGGTCTTAAGCTCGTCGGCGACATGGTAAGAGGTTCTTCCTACGGCTTCGCAGTATTAAAGGGCCAGAATGCAGAGCTTTTAGCTATGTTCGACGC
The window above is part of the Clostridia bacterium genome. Proteins encoded here:
- a CDS encoding transporter substrate-binding domain-containing protein encodes the protein MNKKLRILALVLSAAMILAFMAGCSNNKSDSDAQGDNAEKVYIIATDTTFAPFEFTDADGNFVGIDVDILAAVAEDQGFKYELQSLGFDASLTAVQSGTADGMIAGMSINETRKETYDFSDPYYDSGVVLAVSAASPIDSYEGIRGAKIAVKTGTEGAAYAESIMEEYSLELSYYDDSAYMYEAVKTGDAVGCFEDYPVMGYAVSQGNGLKLVGDMVRGSSYGFAVLKGQNAELLAMFDAGLDNIMANGTYKEILAKYGADNTDAEGSLLEQAAGAVSDAADAAADAAVDAAADAASDAADTAAGAVSDAADAAAGAASDAADAAAGAVSDAAGAVSDAADAAADAVQGAADELKD